Proteins found in one Brachyspira murdochii DSM 12563 genomic segment:
- the fabG gene encoding 3-oxoacyl-ACP reductase FabG — protein MKNKSILVTGASGSIGLAISKKIISSGYDTIMCYNKNDSFIDDIKTYSKDYDVNIRFLKIDVSNIEETKNILLKDIEENGAYYGAVLSSGITMDNAFPAMTPEEWDKVIDVNLKSFYNIVSPIIMPMIRLKKGGRIIAISSVSGIIGNRGQVNYAASKAGLIGAVKSLAIELGKRNITVNCIAPGIIESDMINDDIIEHAKNMIALKRIGKPEDVANAVNFLLSEEANYITKQVISVDGGMF, from the coding sequence ATGAAAAATAAATCTATTTTAGTAACAGGGGCATCTGGAAGTATAGGGCTTGCAATATCAAAAAAGATTATATCAAGCGGTTATGACACTATTATGTGCTATAATAAAAATGATTCTTTTATAGATGATATAAAAACTTATTCAAAAGATTATGATGTTAATATAAGATTTTTAAAAATAGATGTTTCAAACATAGAAGAGACTAAAAATATTTTGCTAAAAGATATAGAAGAGAATGGGGCATATTATGGAGCAGTGCTTTCATCTGGTATAACTATGGACAATGCTTTTCCAGCTATGACTCCAGAGGAATGGGATAAAGTTATAGATGTTAATTTGAAAAGTTTTTATAATATAGTCAGTCCCATAATTATGCCTATGATAAGGTTAAAAAAAGGAGGGCGTATTATAGCGATAAGCTCTGTTTCTGGTATAATAGGCAATAGGGGGCAGGTTAATTATGCTGCTTCTAAGGCTGGGCTTATAGGGGCTGTAAAGTCTTTGGCTATAGAGTTGGGTAAAAGAAATATTACTGTAAACTGTATTGCTCCCGGTATAATAGAAAGCGATATGATAAATGATGATATAATAGAGCATGCCAAAAATATGATAGCCTTAAAAAGAATAGGAAAACCTGAGGATGTGGCAAATGCTGTAAA
- a CDS encoding hotdog family protein, protein MENKYKLNIPHKGRMLLIDGIIDINFDDNEILTFSQIKKDNIFYDNSENEGIDSYIFTEYAAQTAAAYNGALENSADNNRIGFLLNIKKADCYIDKVKSENKVYIFVKETLKDGSIAYYNGDVIICNDDIKSIEEYKNIINSYNVKKVMDCSIMVMESSSENFVF, encoded by the coding sequence AAATTAAATATACCTCATAAAGGCAGAATGCTTTTGATAGACGGTATTATTGATATTAATTTTGATGATAATGAAATACTTACTTTTTCTCAAATAAAAAAAGACAATATTTTTTATGATAATTCAGAAAATGAAGGTATTGATTCTTATATTTTTACTGAATATGCGGCACAGACTGCTGCAGCTTATAATGGTGCTTTAGAAAATAGTGCTGATAATAATAGAATAGGTTTTCTTTTAAATATTAAAAAAGCTGATTGCTATATTGATAAAGTTAAATCAGAAAATAAAGTTTATATATTTGTAAAAGAGACTTTAAAAGATGGAAGTATTGCGTATTATAATGGTGATGTAATTATTTGCAATGATGATATAAAAAGTATAGAAGAATATAAAAATATAATTAATAGTTATAATGTAAAAAAAGTTATGGACTGTTCTATAATGGTAATGGAGAGTTCTAGTGAAAATTTTGTATTTTAG